A single genomic interval of Lentimicrobium saccharophilum harbors:
- a CDS encoding glycosyltransferase: MPNKTFGLLLPNRRNFAKAMYTFIGYVFPFDVSNYSDKQEIRRKLGYGNDPLLICSLGGTAIGKELLELCGKAYTIAKYKIPDLKAVFVTGPRLAEDSLNLPENIELRGFVPNLYEHFAACDLAIVQGGATSTLELTALRKPIIYFPLEGHCEQANVSRILQQRGSGIKSRLSKTTPDLLADQIIKIIGSNVTYPEIPKAGAQKAAQYLAELLEKFAK, translated from the coding sequence GTGCCAAACAAAACTTTTGGATTATTGCTTCCTAACAGACGGAATTTTGCAAAAGCTATGTATACATTTATAGGTTATGTATTCCCTTTTGATGTATCAAATTACTCTGATAAACAAGAAATTCGAAGAAAACTGGGATATGGAAATGATCCTTTACTAATTTGTTCCCTGGGAGGTACGGCAATTGGAAAAGAGCTTCTTGAGCTTTGTGGAAAGGCTTATACAATAGCAAAGTACAAAATTCCTGACTTAAAAGCAGTGTTTGTCACAGGTCCAAGACTTGCAGAGGATTCATTAAATCTGCCGGAAAATATAGAATTAAGAGGCTTTGTACCAAACCTTTATGAGCATTTTGCAGCGTGTGACCTTGCAATAGTCCAGGGAGGAGCCACCTCAACTTTAGAACTGACTGCATTAAGAAAACCTATCATATATTTTCCGCTGGAAGGTCATTGCGAACAGGCAAATGTATCGCGGATCTTACAACAAAGAGGATCAGGTATAAAATCAAGGCTTTCAAAAACCACTCCTGATTTATTAGCTGACCAAATAATAAAAATTATCGGTTCGAATGTGACTTATCCTGAAATTCCAAAGGCTGGTGCTCAAAAGGCTGCTCAATATTTAGCAGAATTACTTGAGAAATTTGCAAAATGA